One Chitinophagaceae bacterium C216 genomic window carries:
- the rlpA_2 gene encoding Endolytic peptidoglycan transglycosylase RlpA, giving the protein MKEYLVLFFAVLLGYLYCDAQTTTTQKASYYHSKFNGRKTATGDIYREYLMTAASNIYKLGTRLLVTNKKNGKSVQVVVNDRMAPNIKGRVDLSKSAFQKIAQLHQGVVPVEVKVLEGSKDEDESL; this is encoded by the coding sequence ATGAAGGAATATTTAGTTCTGTTTTTTGCAGTATTGTTGGGGTATCTTTATTGTGATGCTCAAACAACAACAACGCAAAAAGCTTCTTATTATCACAGTAAATTCAACGGACGTAAAACTGCTACCGGCGACATTTACAGGGAATATTTGATGACTGCGGCTTCGAATATATACAAATTGGGTACCCGTCTGTTGGTCACCAATAAGAAAAATGGAAAAAGCGTGCAGGTTGTGGTAAACGATCGTATGGCTCCTAATATTAAAGGACGTGTGGATTTAAGTAAGTCTGCATTTCAGAAAATAGCCCAGTTGCACCAAGGGGTAGTTCCTGTAGAAGTGAAAGTTTTAGAAGGTAGTAAGGATGAAGATGAATCACTGTAG